Below is a genomic region from Cohaesibacter intestini.
GATCTTCACCATCGAGTTTGGAATCGAGCTTGTCGACAATCGGGATACAAATAATGTTGGAAACCAACGCACCATAAAGGGTGGTCAACAGGGCGATGGCCATGGCAGGGCCAATTGCCGAAGGGTCATCCATCGCGGCCAGCATTTGCACCAGACCGACCAGCGTGCCGATCATGCCAAAGGCCGGAGCCGCGTCACCGAGCTGTTTGTAGAAGCGTTTGCCCTCCTGAAGGCGCTCAATATAGAGATCGCGTTCGCGTTCCATGCTTTCGCGGATGAAGCCGGGTTCATAGCCGTCGGCAATGAACTGGACACCCTTGGCAAGGACTGGATCCTCAACTTCAACATTCTCAAGGCCAAGCGGGCCGCTCTTGCGGGCAACGTCGGCCAGTTCGGTGATCTTTTCAATCATCTCGCGCGGGTTGGTGCTCTTGCCACCAAAGGCAACTTTGCCGCCCGTTACAATGGCGCCGCCGATGCCGCCAAGGGTGAAGCGGATCAGAGTCGCGGACAACCCGCCGCCAATCACGATGAGAACGGAGGGAATATCAATGAACTGCCCGAGAGTGCCGCCCAGCAGAACAGCCGTCAACACAACGCCGAAAGCCGCGACCATACCGATTAGGGTTGCAATATCCATTCCTGTGTTCCTGTCTTCATGAGCCGGATCTGACGCCCGGTGCCATTTGATTAACTGGCAGTCTATGAAAACAGATCTAATGGATTGCTAATGAAAGCGCTCAAAGGCTCCGAATCTGAAGTAAATTTGATTAAGGTTACCAAAGGGATAACAAGGTGGGGCTGGCCCGGCATGTTGCCCATTGCAGCAACAATTCAGGGCGCAGGCCAGAGGGCCTTGGAAATGCAGGGGAATCGTCGGCTTTATGCCACGCCCGCCCGCAGGAAATCGTGCATATGCACAATACCGACCGGTTTGTCATCGGCGACCACGAAGATCGAACTGATTGACAGGCTGTTCATCATTTCTATTGCTGCAGGCACCAGCATGGTCGGAGGCAGGGTCTTTGGCATCCGGGTCATGACCTCCTCGACTGGCTTTTTGAGGAGGTTATCGGCCAGATGACGACGCAAGTCGCCGTCGGTGACCATGCCGATCAGCGCTCCAGCTTCGTCGATGACACCAACACAGCCAAAGCCCTTTTGCGACATGATGACAATCACTTCGCTCATTTTCACATCTGGTCTTGCCAGTGGCAGCGAGGCGCCCTTGTGCATCAGGTCACGTACAAACTGCAGGTTGGCGCCAAGCGAGCCACCCGGATGATAGGTCTTGAAGTCGGCGGCGGTGAAGCCGTGGCTTTCCAACAGGGCAACGGCCAATGCATCGCCCAGACAGAGCTGCATGGTGGTTGACGTGGTCGGGGCGAGGCCGTGAGGGCAGGCTTCCTTGACCTTTGGCGGACAGAGGCTGAGGTCCGACTGGGTGGCCAGCGTGCTTTCGGGATTGGATGTCATGGCGATCATCGGCACCTTGAAGCGGCGGGTGTAGGAAATGATGTTGGCAAGCTCGGCGGTTTCCCCCGACCAGGACATGGCCAGCACAATATCAACAGGCCGGATCATGCCCAGATCGCCATGGCTGGCTTCGGCTGGATGGACGAAGAAGGCCGGCGTGCCGGTGGAGGCCAGAGTGGCAGCCAGTTTTTTGGCAATATGGCCGCTTTTGCCCATCCCGGTGACGATCAACCGGCCTTTGGATTCGCGAATGATCCGCACCGCTTCTTCAAACGGTTGCTTGAGGCTGGTCTCCAACTCCGCTTTCAGCGCGATCAGGCCATTGATTTCATTGTCAATCGTCGAGTGTGCCGAGGCGATTGCTGAATAGTCGACGGGGGTAGCTGGAAGGGTCATCGTGGCCTGCCTGAGAATTTGAGATGGGCGATTTCTAGTACACTTTCGGTGGGAAAGAAAGTTGTTCTCAATAAGGCTTTCTGATGATCAGTCCGAAGGCTGCGCCTAAGGGGGAGGGGAAAGGAGTTGTTAACCAAAAGTGTTTACTTTCTGGAAAGGAATAACTGTGCCTGAAGTCCGCTTTCACCGCTCTCGTCAGAGGGGATGCGTGGCTGGCAGGTTTGGGGTGGAGCGCGGCTTTACCGAATTTCTGCAAGGCTAGTTTCGCATGCGGTTGCTGTTGACATCGACATCTCTGACCCGCCCCATCTTGGCCGGTGCATCTGTGGTGATCTTGCCGCTGATGGTGATGCTGTCGACGGGCGCTGATGCGCAAGAGGTCGAGCAAAGCGGTGCTCAGGTGCCGCAAAGCGCCAATGCAAGCCTGTGGCCGCAAACAGGGCAGCAAAGCGTGCAGCAATCGCTGTTTTCCGCATCCTCGACGCCACCCTTGCGCAGCGCGGATGGCATTGTGTCCAATGCCGCACCACAATCTGCACCGGCGACCACCGGATCGATTGCAGCAACCCGAGGTCGGGTGACCTATCCGATCCAGCCAGCAAGCCGTGCCCTGCCGCAGCAGCGTCCAGTCCCCCCTTTCGAGAAACAGCAGGGAAAGACCGTGCGAGGCAGCCGAGACAGCGATGCCTATGATGCGGTCGGGGTGAAAGCGGGCTCTTTCCTGCTTTATCCGTCGCTCACGCTGTTTGCCGAAGGCACAGACAATATCGATAATGCGGCGGTGGGAACCAAAGGGGGCATCGGGCGGGTGGCCTTGGAGGTGACCGCGCAATCTCTCTGGCAGCGCCATGCGTTGACCCTGGGGGCAATGGGTGTGTTTGAAAGCTACCAGTCTCCGAACCGCAAGCCTGACAACGAGCTTTCCGCCAATGCGGATCTGACCCTCGATCTGGCCGACCAGACCAAGCTGGCACTCGGCGCCCGGATGGAGCGCAGTAAGGAAGAGGCGAACAATCCGGATCTGGCTGCATCGGGCGGCACAGCATCAATCGAAACGGCCTACGGTTTGACGGCGAGTCTTGATCAGGGGGCTGGCCCGCTCAAACTGCAATTGCGTGGCGCGTTTGATCGCGAACGGTTTGACGAGGATGCCAGTCGCGATTATCGGAGCTACAAGGCTGGCGGACGTGTCGGTTATCAGGTGACGGATCAGATTCTGCCATTTGTTGATGTGGAAGTCGCCCGCAAACGCTACGACCAGCGCGATAGCAGCCTTGATGGCTATAGCCTGCGTGGCGCGGTCGGGGTGGCCGTTACAGATCGCGAGAAACTGTCGGGTGAAGTATCCGGCGGGGTGATGCTCTGGGATCCGGACAGGGCTTCTCTGGGGCGCGATACGATCCTGTTTGCCGACGCTAGCGTCAACTGGTCCCCCAATGCTTTGTGGACCCTCAAGGGTGGGCTGGAGACCAGCCTGACCTCCAGTTCAACTGCTGCGACCAGCGTGGCGACCCGGACCCTGTCGCTCGAAGCCGACTATGCGGTGCGGCGCAACCTGACCCTGTCGCTTGACAGTTCCATATCTCATGAAGATTATCGCGGGTCGGGGCGCAAGGATTGGGTATTCGATGCCACCTTTGGCGCCGAATATGCCTTCAATCGTTCGGTTCAGTTGATTGCCCGTGTCGGTCGTGAACAGCGCAACAGCAATGAAGCCGGGGCGGATTTTTCTGCCAACAAAATCGAAGTGGGATTGCGCTTGCGCCACTGATCCTTCGCGCCGCCAGTTCCAGTTCCAGTTCCAGTTCCAGTTCTAGTTCCAGTTTCAATTGAGAGGGGGAGGCTCCTGCACAGCAGCTCATGTCAGGGGCGTGTGCCCAAGGGCGCACCGTTGGGCCTTGATTGTCGCCATGGGCAGGACGCGGTTACGCTCTTACCGGAAGCTTCTGATCGACAGGCGTGCGATGGCCCGTCCACTGAAGCGGGCATCCTGTGGCATCTGGCCGGGAAGTCTGCTGAAGGTCTGATCGACGATGCTTGATGGTTTGCTGACCAAGGCACGGAGATTGGCCGGGATCGGACGGGACAGGCGGGCAAAGGTCGCCGTGCGGGTCGATTGCTTCATATGGGCAAAGTGCGCCATGCCAGATGGACCATAGGCGAAAGTCAGTTTTGTCAGATGCGAAGCATCTGCATCTGAGGTTCGCTTGGCGCGCGGGGGCACGTTGCGGGCCGCAGGGGCTTGCAATGGGGCTCGGTCGGCGCGGCGCGGCAGTTTGGCCATCATGTCGCGTGGCACACCGATGCGTTCCTTCAGATTGGACGGCAGGCTCGCCAGCTGTTGGCGTTCGGCCTTGCGTGGCAGGGATGCCAGATCTGACGCACTATTATCCGGTTGGGCGATGAGACGCGTGCGCGGGGCAGCCGTCGGCAGACCGGTGGTGCTTGCCGAAGCGTAGGCGGCCCGAACGATGGAGGCTTCATTGCTCTGTTCGGCTGCGCCGGTCAGCTGGTTGAGCACGCTTTTGGCGTCCTGCTGAGAGGCCGTGATTGGTGCGCGGGCATGAGGCAGAGCGGCGAGTTCGACCCGCTCAGGCTGTTTCGCTGCAACATGCGCTGCAACATTTGCTGGATCAGGGGCCGCGGCAGACGCCACTTGGGAGGCATCAGCAGCAGGTTCCGTCCTGGCTGGTTGCGGAGCCTGCCTTGTCTGGGTCACTTGTGGTGCGTTGGCCAATTGCTGGAGAACCGGCGAAGTTCCTATGCTGCCGACAGCACTGTCGTCAGGTGCGGTCTGATCAGCTGACGCGACCTGAATAGGCAGTGGTTTCGGCTCCGGGTTGGCGCTGGCCAACTGGAAGGAGCTGCTTCTCTGGTCGGCAGGGCGCGCGCGCGGCAAGGACCTGAAGAGGATCGGCGGCGCAGCTTGTTCGTCAGGGTTGGTGGTCTCTGCGGCTCGGAGCTTGGCGTCGGAGGCTTCGGCTGCTGCGATGATGTCATCTGCATCGATATTGGACGAGACGGTGAGCTGAGCGCTGCGAGTGGCCACAAGACTGCCCGGTGCGCGGGTCTCTTCCCGTCCGTCGGGACGCTTGGGTAGCGAGGCCAGTTGTGTTGGAAATTCTGTTGTTGTCGCTGTGCCAGGTGCATTCACAGTTTCAAATGTTGGCTTTGGCGGGGCTTTCGGGCCGCGATTGAGCAGTCTGCCAAGAAGGGTGCCTTCGCCTTGCGACGCGACAGGTTTGTTGCTGGCGACGCGCACGGGATCGGGGCTGCGTGGCCGAGCCGGTGCTGCTTTGGCCACCTGGCTGTAGCGACGGGCAGAACGGGTGGTGCGGATCATTTCAGCCTTGCGGGCTGCAACCTGCACTTTGGCTTTCTTGTAGCCCTTCAAGGGGCGACCATCGGTCGGTACATGAACCGTGTTGCCATCGGGAAAGACCCGCGCCAGCTGTTTGCGTGTCATGCGGGGCCAGTGACGGACATTGCCAGTATCAATATGGACAAAGGGCGAGCGCGACGTGGGATAATATCCAACCCCACCGGCCTGCAATCGGAGGCCAGCCCTACGGATTTTGCTGATTGGCACGCCGGGCAGGTAGAAATCCATCGCCTGCCCCTTGGTGTGACGGCTATTCTTGGCAACGCCTCGGCTGCGCCTGCGCAGCATGTTGTTGGTGGCCGGGGACCGATAGCCAGACACCACGTGAATCGGCTTTTTTGCCCCGGTTTCCTTGTAGACATTCCAGATCAGATCAAACAGCACCGGATCCATCTGGGTGCTTTCGTTGCGACGCCAGTCACGCAGGAAGCGGTTCATCTGGCGCAGCCCTTCGGGATCATAGCGACCATTGCGCTTGAAGGTGATGGTCTGGGTTTCTTTGGTATGGGTGTTGTGCAGGGTCAGCGAACGGGAGGCGGCCTGTGCCATGGTCGGAGCCATCAAGGGCACCATCAGAAGGGAAAGCAGGAATGCTGTCTGAAGATGGATGCGTGACACCACCCATGTCGCAGATGCTGACAGAAGGGGGCGCATTAAAGGCATCAAACGGGACAGAAAGACTTTGTGTCTGGCCACAGGTTGTCCAATCATCCGTCAGCTCGGGCTGACATACGCACAGTTTCGCTCCGCGGTCAGAGCAGCGGGAGCGGTGCTTACCAAAGTGAATCTGCATGCCTTGCCGGCCAAGGATTGCAGGTAAGTCTTCTTACTTTGTGTGCATTATGCTTGGCATTTGGTTAATGAAGGTCAAAGAGCCACGCAAAATGCATCACTCAACCCCGTTTGAGAGGTCAAATAATCGGTTCACGGCAAGTTGATCGGAAAATTGGGACGAAAAATGGCAAGGGACGGATATTGGTCTATCCATCCCCAGCTATCGGTTCATATGCTTTACCTGAGCGCAGTCAGGGTTAATCAAAGGCCAAGGGCTTTCTTGGTCCTTTCATTGTGGCCGTAAATGTCGGACCGAACCTGCAACACACCGTCATCGGACATCCAGGTGGTGAAATAGGCCAGATGGACCGGGATCTTGTTCGCCAGATTAACCCGGCGCTCGTTGCCGCCGATCATCTTCTTGACGCGTGCCGCGTTCCAGCCCTTGGTCCGCGAAAGGATCACTTCGGCAAATTCCATCGGTTCGTGCACTCGAACACAGCCATGACTGAAGGCGCGATAGTCGCGATTGAACAGGCTGCGGGATGGCGTGTCATGCAGATAGACCGCATGCTGGTTGGGGAACATGAACTTGATGTTGCCAAGGGCGTTACGGGTGCCGGGCATTTGACGCAGGCGCACCTGAGTGGCATCGACCTTTTCCCAGTCAAGTTTTGATGGATCGATAATCTGGGTGCGGCCCTTCACACTTGCCAGGACCTGATAGTTGGTCTTGGAGAAAAAGGCCGAAGGGTCGGACTTGATCTTAGGCAGCAATTCGTTCGAAGCGATGGAGCGCGGGACATTCCAGTATGGATTGACCACCAGATATTCCATCTGATCAGAGAATATCGGGGTCTTGTGCTGGGACTTGCCAACCACGACGCGGGTTTCGTGGATTGCCTTGTCCTGTTCAACCACCTGCACATGGAAAGTTGGAATGTTGACCATCACATGGAAGTCACCCAGATCGCGGGGCAGCCAGCGCCAGCGCTCGAGATTGGCGATCAGGTCGCTGATCAGTTCCTTGCGGTCATCATTCATCACACGCAGGGTGGCATTGCCGACAATGCCATCCGCGATCAGACCATGTTTGGCCTGATAGGTCTCGATTTTTCCGGCCAGCGCTTCGCTATATAGCGTTGGATTGTCCGACGGAGCGGTCTCACCAAGCTTGCGCCAGATCAGCGGCACGCGTTCATCGCTCATACCGACCTTGAGGCTCTTGCCGCTTGGGACAGGGGGCGTCTGGTCTTTCTTGCCGGCAAAGCGCAGGCGGTTATATTCCTTGCGCAGGGCAAGGAAGCCCTGATGCTGCGGATTGTAGCTGCGCAGGGTTTCGACGGGGGCGCTGGAGACGAGGATCTTGTCAAGCGCGGCAATCGAATCCGGATAGTGCGGCTTGATCGTCACAGCCTTTTTCGGGAAGCTGCGCGGATCGATGCGTCCGGCATAGGCGTGACGGGTATAGCGGGTCAGTGCCAGCGACAGGGCAATGTCAGCCTGGGCAATATCCTCGTTCGCGCTGCCTGCCTGACGCGACAGGGCGAGGGACGGGGTCTGATAATCCGCCGGGTCGAGACCGTCCCGGTCGGCGCGCGACAGAGCGAATACAAGCTTGCGGGCGTGATCGGTCCACTCGCCATTGTCAAACCAAGCGGTTTGGAAATTGCGGGTTTCATAAAAGGCCACGAGCGCTGCATTGTCGCGTTTTTCAAGGAAGTCCTTGGTGCGCGGAATGGCGTCGATTTTGGCGGCCACTGCGTCGAACAGGTCCTGATCGCGTTGCTGATCAATGCCGGTGTCGGTCTGGCGCAGGGCGGTCAGGATGGTGTTGATCTGGATGCGGTTGGCGATTTCCTGTTCGAAACCGGCGGACGGCTGGACATCAAGCAGGCGCAACGGGCCATGGTTCGCAGACATCTGACCAGAGGCTTCGATGCTGGAGGCACCCGCTTCGGCGGCAACAGAGGGGTTCAAACACAATGCGCTGCCCGCTGCTGCGATCGTTATCGCCATCATGGCAGTGTACATTTTAGGCATGTCCTTGCGTTCCCCTTTTCACGACCTTCGGTCCGCGAATCTTTGCAAATCAGTTCAGAGAATCAAAGCTGATTTTCGCGATCCATTGCAATCCAAAAATTGGATCAGGATCGTCTTCCTATCTGTGGTGTCACCTAGATATCACGGTCAGGAGGCCCGAGCGCCGGGTTTTGTCGGTTCGTCCGACTCAGCTTCGTCCTGATCCAGTCCATATTCCTTGAGCTTGCGATAGAGCGTTGAGCGGCCAATGCCGAGGCGGCGCGCCACATCGGACATCCGGTGATCATGATGCTTGAGGGCGCGATCGATGATTTCCGCCTCCAGCTCGGCCAACGCGCGGATGTTGCCATATTCATCAAGCAGACGCAGAAATCCCCATGGGTCTTGCCGCAGGGCGTCACTGTCCGGATCTGCTTCCTGTCCGCTCATGGCCGAGGGGTGGGATGCCTCGGGTGGGGAGGGTATGGATGTTGTATCCGGGGGCACCCTTTCAGGCGTCTGGTCCGGAACATCTGCGGATGGGGCCATTCGGGCCAGATCTTCAGGACGGGGAGCGCGTGCGCGTACAACCGTGTCGCTGAAGGCGCTGACCTGACTGGCGATCTGGGGGAATTCTTCAACCGTCAACTGGTCTCCGTCGCACAGGACCACAGCCCTGAAGACGGTGTTTTCCAACTGGCGGATGTTGCCCGGCCAATCATAGCTTTCAAGCAGGGACAGGGCATCGGACGTGATGGTGGCAAGGCTCTTGCGGCCTTCTTCGGCAGCAAAGCGGGTGAGGAAATTCCGCGCCAAGGCTGGGATGTCATCCTTGCGGTCCCGCAAGGGGGGAACGCGGATGGGGAAGACATTGAGACGGTAATAGAGATCCTCGCGGAATTTGCCATCCTTGACCAGCTGGATCAGATCCTTGTTGGTGGCCGAGATCAGACGGAAATCCACTTTGACCGGCTTGGTCGCGCCGACCGGGTCAATCTCGCCTTCTTGCAAGGCACGCAGCAATTTGACCTGGGTTTCGAGCGGCAGTTCGCCGACCTCGTCAAGAAACAGCGTGCCGCCGTTGGCTTCAACGAACTTGCCGACATGTTTTTCCGCCGCCCCGGTGAAGGCCCCTTTTTCATGGCCGAACAGGATGCTCTCGACCAGATTGTCGGGAATTGCGCCGCAATTGACCGTGACAAAGGGTTTGGAAGAGCGGTCGGAGGCATGCTGGATGGCCTTGGCGATCAATTCCTTGCCGACCCCGGATTCCCCTTCAATCAGAATCGGAATGTTGGATTTTGCGCCCCGCTTGCCCAGATTGATCACCCGGCCCATGGGTTCGCTCGAGGCGATGATGGTCTTGAAACTGAGCGTCCCTTGACTGCGCGAGCGGATGCGGGTGATTTCCTCTTCAAGCGCGTTGACCTTCAAGGCATTGCGCATGGCGACTTGCAGACGTTCCGGGGCCACCGGCTTGATGACGAAATCGAATGCACCAGCGCGCATGGCATTGACGGCCGTGTCGATGCCCGCATGAGCGGTCTGGACGATGATCGGGGCTTTGATGTCGGTTTTCTGCAACGCTTGCAACACGCCCATGCCGTCAAGGTTGGGCATGACGAGATCAAGAATGATCAGGTCGAAATAGCTGGCGGGATTCTGTTCGAGAATCGCCAGTGCCTGTTCTCCATGTTCGGCACTGACGGCCTTGAAGCCGCTCTTCTCAACGATGGCTTCCAGCAGTCGGCGCTGGACGGGATCGTCATCAACGATCAGGATTTTTTCGCTCATGTAGGGGCCGGGTTGCTTGTGTGCGGGTTGGTTCAGCCTTGTTTCATTTTGAACCAAGATCCCCTGCATCGGTTAAAGCTTCATTAATTTCCGGCCTGATTGGTGGAAAAAATTATGTGCATAG
It encodes:
- a CDS encoding MotA/TolQ/ExbB proton channel family protein encodes the protein MDIATLIGMVAAFGVVLTAVLLGGTLGQFIDIPSVLIVIGGGLSATLIRFTLGGIGGAIVTGGKVAFGGKSTNPREMIEKITELADVARKSGPLGLENVEVEDPVLAKGVQFIADGYEPGFIRESMERERDLYIERLQEGKRFYKQLGDAAPAFGMIGTLVGLVQMLAAMDDPSAIGPAMAIALLTTLYGALVSNIICIPIVDKLDSKLDGEDLNQTLIIDGVMQIRENKSPNLIREMLIAYLPEKARIELQDEAA
- a CDS encoding KpsF/GutQ family sugar-phosphate isomerase, whose amino-acid sequence is MTLPATPVDYSAIASAHSTIDNEINGLIALKAELETSLKQPFEEAVRIIRESKGRLIVTGMGKSGHIAKKLAATLASTGTPAFFVHPAEASHGDLGMIRPVDIVLAMSWSGETAELANIISYTRRFKVPMIAMTSNPESTLATQSDLSLCPPKVKEACPHGLAPTTSTTMQLCLGDALAVALLESHGFTAADFKTYHPGGSLGANLQFVRDLMHKGASLPLARPDVKMSEVIVIMSQKGFGCVGVIDEAGALIGMVTDGDLRRHLADNLLKKPVEEVMTRMPKTLPPTMLVPAAIEMMNSLSISSIFVVADDKPVGIVHMHDFLRAGVA
- a CDS encoding outer membrane beta-barrel protein — its product is MRLLLTSTSLTRPILAGASVVILPLMVMLSTGADAQEVEQSGAQVPQSANASLWPQTGQQSVQQSLFSASSTPPLRSADGIVSNAAPQSAPATTGSIAATRGRVTYPIQPASRALPQQRPVPPFEKQQGKTVRGSRDSDAYDAVGVKAGSFLLYPSLTLFAEGTDNIDNAAVGTKGGIGRVALEVTAQSLWQRHALTLGAMGVFESYQSPNRKPDNELSANADLTLDLADQTKLALGARMERSKEEANNPDLAASGGTASIETAYGLTASLDQGAGPLKLQLRGAFDRERFDEDASRDYRSYKAGGRVGYQVTDQILPFVDVEVARKRYDQRDSSLDGYSLRGAVGVAVTDREKLSGEVSGGVMLWDPDRASLGRDTILFADASVNWSPNALWTLKGGLETSLTSSSTAATSVATRTLSLEADYAVRRNLTLSLDSSISHEDYRGSGRKDWVFDATFGAEYAFNRSVQLIARVGREQRNSNEAGADFSANKIEVGLRLRH
- a CDS encoding DUF882 domain-containing protein codes for the protein MVPLMAPTMAQAASRSLTLHNTHTKETQTITFKRNGRYDPEGLRQMNRFLRDWRRNESTQMDPVLFDLIWNVYKETGAKKPIHVVSGYRSPATNNMLRRRSRGVAKNSRHTKGQAMDFYLPGVPISKIRRAGLRLQAGGVGYYPTSRSPFVHIDTGNVRHWPRMTRKQLARVFPDGNTVHVPTDGRPLKGYKKAKVQVAARKAEMIRTTRSARRYSQVAKAAPARPRSPDPVRVASNKPVASQGEGTLLGRLLNRGPKAPPKPTFETVNAPGTATTTEFPTQLASLPKRPDGREETRAPGSLVATRSAQLTVSSNIDADDIIAAAEASDAKLRAAETTNPDEQAAPPILFRSLPRARPADQRSSSFQLASANPEPKPLPIQVASADQTAPDDSAVGSIGTSPVLQQLANAPQVTQTRQAPQPARTEPAADASQVASAAAPDPANVAAHVAAKQPERVELAALPHARAPITASQQDAKSVLNQLTGAAEQSNEASIVRAAYASASTTGLPTAAPRTRLIAQPDNSASDLASLPRKAERQQLASLPSNLKERIGVPRDMMAKLPRRADRAPLQAPAARNVPPRAKRTSDADASHLTKLTFAYGPSGMAHFAHMKQSTRTATFARLSRPIPANLRALVSKPSSIVDQTFSRLPGQMPQDARFSGRAIARLSIRSFR
- a CDS encoding L,D-transpeptidase family protein; protein product: MPKMYTAMMAITIAAAGSALCLNPSVAAEAGASSIEASGQMSANHGPLRLLDVQPSAGFEQEIANRIQINTILTALRQTDTGIDQQRDQDLFDAVAAKIDAIPRTKDFLEKRDNAALVAFYETRNFQTAWFDNGEWTDHARKLVFALSRADRDGLDPADYQTPSLALSRQAGSANEDIAQADIALSLALTRYTRHAYAGRIDPRSFPKKAVTIKPHYPDSIAALDKILVSSAPVETLRSYNPQHQGFLALRKEYNRLRFAGKKDQTPPVPSGKSLKVGMSDERVPLIWRKLGETAPSDNPTLYSEALAGKIETYQAKHGLIADGIVGNATLRVMNDDRKELISDLIANLERWRWLPRDLGDFHVMVNIPTFHVQVVEQDKAIHETRVVVGKSQHKTPIFSDQMEYLVVNPYWNVPRSIASNELLPKIKSDPSAFFSKTNYQVLASVKGRTQIIDPSKLDWEKVDATQVRLRQMPGTRNALGNIKFMFPNQHAVYLHDTPSRSLFNRDYRAFSHGCVRVHEPMEFAEVILSRTKGWNAARVKKMIGGNERRVNLANKIPVHLAYFTTWMSDDGVLQVRSDIYGHNERTKKALGL
- a CDS encoding sigma-54-dependent transcriptional regulator, which translates into the protein MSEKILIVDDDPVQRRLLEAIVEKSGFKAVSAEHGEQALAILEQNPASYFDLIILDLVMPNLDGMGVLQALQKTDIKAPIIVQTAHAGIDTAVNAMRAGAFDFVIKPVAPERLQVAMRNALKVNALEEEITRIRSRSQGTLSFKTIIASSEPMGRVINLGKRGAKSNIPILIEGESGVGKELIAKAIQHASDRSSKPFVTVNCGAIPDNLVESILFGHEKGAFTGAAEKHVGKFVEANGGTLFLDEVGELPLETQVKLLRALQEGEIDPVGATKPVKVDFRLISATNKDLIQLVKDGKFREDLYYRLNVFPIRVPPLRDRKDDIPALARNFLTRFAAEEGRKSLATITSDALSLLESYDWPGNIRQLENTVFRAVVLCDGDQLTVEEFPQIASQVSAFSDTVVRARAPRPEDLARMAPSADVPDQTPERVPPDTTSIPSPPEASHPSAMSGQEADPDSDALRQDPWGFLRLLDEYGNIRALAELEAEIIDRALKHHDHRMSDVARRLGIGRSTLYRKLKEYGLDQDEAESDEPTKPGARAS